In Heterodontus francisci isolate sHetFra1 chromosome 48, sHetFra1.hap1, whole genome shotgun sequence, a single window of DNA contains:
- the LOC137357284 gene encoding uncharacterized protein isoform X4, with protein MPVFLLLVIFSTEVKPDPPPGAIQRECRDRYFYIWIDRTFLAGRNWSIDASDDSQNKFPLTPRFAAMCGFTITSDKWRNPEIRVSFLSCLVQNDNDDTFTLNIHLNVENQLIHSLFSSYTFSMTCGLGYPWSSREIVCEENYMEVSVKRLFPGIAEEQMEAEDWEAVIPAAQEAITSVWQIVFQVTEGDHTQLKTMTTTKAHALGYGVNTTASRVVFRAPYNSNESSIVMIDDMPVESIKATVFYKQRWLILLVDSSTACPIGPAILKNDKLVWPTPRILEPLVFPANITADMLAMGVDGIFLDDETLEKRDYELYVNISVIAISIPVGAEGGLSKSHAINNTYGIVYSIHLLLEHQWLDHLQELTQHRVFHLASTPFIPKIPTVIDTDTTRPKEHFNITVGPFLPDVELVSITVASRNWTLDDLKTHGYDIYPIVYPNDTIAFIIVVDVGAPFIKQQYLYDDIRRYTTNITLIFNVVPEDEVFTVPVVVTVDVHDVVLPVMTGYCADDALYLLLKHGNLDHYWLPYVADELLSVGLAHMYGYMTMDNGTHFTLAVPLSSPGVVHEEIYLHKLQSRIVFQLKDNQTLKVYSSFTVQCTFSIPKEEVLVCFENGTVAVTVMSTATHPDIDVGKLVLRDPTCGPKEQDRLKALFVFDINSCGTIGRFMKDFIIYENEISYPIEKIPLDHPIITRDPEYRLTILCRYPVNDTLSIRARFGHLPAGFKVPESLSMVRQTLKSKEMPVLNLHARLARDLSYTVFYKDEDYPVPVHLTQPLYFEIELLHNDNPNAELVLENCWATGSVGLSGQPQWDLIVDGCENHMDTYMTTFHPVLSKNVKNPFSLKRFEVKTLDSNNSGLQGLIYFHCNVAVCALNNLSDPCGRRCSPSKMRGHTINHSVQEIHSTVSSGPINILTMEQWPDHKTSDGTHWKLSWVVLLAVGAAVVSSVLLLAVVYAVKSRQY; from the exons ATGCC AGTATTTTTGCTCCTGGTGATATTTTCCACAGAAGTGAAACCAGACCCACCCCCTG GAGCTATTCAAAGAGAATGTCGTGATCGCTACTTTTATATTTGGATTGATCGAACCTTCCTTGCTGGAAGAAACTGGAGCATTGATGCTAGTG ATGATTCTCAAAACAAGTTTCCACTGACTCCTCGGTTTGCAGCCATGTGTGGCTTCACCATCACCTCTGATAAATGGAGGAATCCTGAGATTAGAGTTTCATTCCTTTCTTGTTTAGTTCAGAATGAT AATGATGACACATTTACACTGAACATCCACCTAAATGTTGAGAACCAACTCATTCATAGTCTATTCTCCAGTTATACTTTCTCCATGACTTGTGGACTGGGCTATCCATGGAGTTCCAGAGAAATAGTTTGTGAAGAGAACTACATGGAG GTTTCTGTTAAGAGACTCTTCCCTGGCATTGCTGAAGAACAAATGGAAGCTGAGGATTGGGAAGCAGTTATACCAGCA GCTCAAGAGGCCATCACCTCTGTCTGGCAGATTGTGTTCCAAGTGACTGAAGGAGACCATACACAGCTCAAGACTATGACAACCACTAAAGCGCATGCCCTTGGTTATGGTGTGAACACTACTGCCTCACGGGTTGTTTTCAGAGCCCCTTACAATTCTAATGAATCTAGCATTGTCATG ATTGATGACATGCCAGTTGAAAGCATCAAGGCAACTGTGTTCTACAAGCAAAGATGGCTGATCTTATTGGTTGACAGCTCAACTGCTTGCCCAATTG gtCCTGCTATCCTGAAAAATGACAAGCTGGTTTGGCCCACACCAAGAATTTTGGAACCTTTGGTGTTCCCTGCCAATATAACTGCAGACATGTTGGCCATGGGTGTTGATGGAATCTTTCTGGACGACGAGACCCTAGAAAAGAGGGATTATGAGCTGTATGTCAATATTTCTGTAATAGCCATTTCCATCCCAGTTGGAGCTGAAGGTGGCTTGAGCAAG AGTCATGCAATCAACAACACCTATGGCATTGTTTACAGCATCCACTTGCTTCTGGAACACCAGTGGTTAGACCACCTGCAGGAACTGACTCAGCACCGTGTGTTTCACCTGGCATCTACTCCCTTCATCCCTAAAATTCCAACTGTTATTG ATACTGACACCACTCGTCCTAAAGAACACTTCAACATCACAGTGGGACCATTCCTTCCTGATGTGGAACTGGTGTCTATTACAGTGGCAAGCAGGAATTGGACTCTTGATGATCTGAAGACACATGGCTATGATATTTATCCAATTGTCTATCCTAATGACACCATTGCCTTCATCATAGTGGTTGATGTTGGAGCACCTTTCATAAAACAGCAG TATCTCTATGATGACATCAGAAGATACACCACCAACATCACATTGATCTTCAATGTGGTACCAGAGGATGAGGTCTTCACTGTCCCAGTGGTGGTAACAGTCGATGTGCATGATGTTG TGCTCCCAGTCATGACTGGATACTGTGCAGATGATGCACTCTACCTGCTATTGAAACATGGGAATCTGGATCACTACTGGCTTCCTTATGTTGCCGATGAGCTGCTCAGTGTTGGACTTGCCCACATGTATGGATACATGACCATGGACAATGGCACACACTTTACTTTGGCAGTACCCCTCTCTTCACCTGGAGTTGTTCATGag GAAATTTATCTGCACAAACTGCAATCTAGAATTGTCTTCCAACTGAAGGACAATCAGACACTCAAGGTGTACAGCAGCTTCACTGTACAATGTACCTTCTCCATCCCTAAAGAGGAAGTTTTGG TGTGCTTTGAAAATGGTACTGTGGCTGTCACTGTCATGTCAACAGCCACACATCCAGACATTGACGTTGGTAAGCTGGTGCTGAGAGACCCAACTTGTGGCCCCAAAGAACAAGATAGGCTGAAGGCCCTCTTTGTGTTTGATATCAACTCTTGTGGAACCATTGGAAGG TTCATGAAAGACTTCATCATTTATGAGAATGAGATCTCGTACCCAATAGAGAAAATACCACTTGACCATCCCATAATAACAAGAGATCCTGAGTACAG GCTGACTATCTTGTGCCGTTACCCAGTCAATGACACTCTGAGCATTCGGGCCCGTTTTGGCCACCTCCCAGCAGGATTCAAAGTTCCTGAAAGCTTATCTATGGTTAGACAAACTCTGAAAA GTAAGGAGATGCCAGTTCTGAATCTGCATGCAAGGCTGGCAAGAG ATCTCTCCTACACTGTCTTCTACAAGGATGAAGACTACCCAGTACCTGTTCACTTGACACAGCCACTCTATTTTGAGATTGAGCTTCTCCACAATGACAACCCAAATGCTGAGTTGGTCTTGGAAAACTGCTGGGCAACTGGATCAGTGGGGCTGTCTGGACAGCCACAGTGGGACCTCATTGTAGATGG CTGTGAAAACCACATGGATACCTACATGACTACCTTCCATCCAGTCCTCAGCAAGAATGTGAAGAATCCCTTCTCATTGAAGAGATTTGAAGTCAAGACCCTTGACTCAAACAATTCTGGATTGCAGGGCCTA ATTTATTTCCATTGTAATGTTGCAGTTTGTGCCTTAAACAATCTAAGTGATCCTTGTGGAAGGAGATGCTCTCCTAGCAAGATGAGAG GCCACACAATTAACCACTCTGTCCAGGAGATTCACAGTACTGTATCATCTGGACCTATAAACATTCTGACAATGGAACAGTGGCCAGATCACAAGACTAGTGATG GAACCCATTGGAAGTTGTCCTGGGTAGTGTTGCTAGCTGTTGGTGCTGCTGTGGTGAGCAGTGTTCTACTCCTTGCTGTAGTATATGCTGTTAAATCCAGACAATACTGA
- the LOC137357284 gene encoding uncharacterized protein isoform X3, giving the protein MKSYFLGVFLLLVIFSTEVKPDPPPGAIQRECRDRYFYIWIDRTFLAGRNWSIDASDDSQNKFPLTPRFAAMCGFTITSDKWRNPEIRVSFLSCLVQNDNDDTFTLNIHLNVENQLIHSLFSSYTFSMTCGLGYPWSSREIVCEENYMEVSVKRLFPGIAEEQMEAEDWEAVIPAAQEAITSVWQIVFQVTEGDHTQLKTMTTTKAHALGYGVNTTASRVVFRAPYNSNESSIVMIDDMPVESIKATVFYKQRWLILLVDSSTACPIGPAILKNDKLVWPTPRILEPLVFPANITADMLAMGVDGIFLDDETLEKRDYELYVNISVIAISIPVGAEGGLSKSHAINNTYGIVYSIHLLLEHQWLDHLQELTQHRVFHLASTPFIPKIPTVIDTDTTRPKEHFNITVGPFLPDVELVSITVASRNWTLDDLKTHGYDIYPIVYPNDTIAFIIVVDVGAPFIKQQYLYDDIRRYTTNITLIFNVVPEDEVFTVPVVVTVDVHDVVLPVMTGYCADDALYLLLKHGNLDHYWLPYVADELLSVGLAHMYGYMTMDNGTHFTLAVPLSSPGVVHEEIYLHKLQSRIVFQLKDNQTLKVYSSFTVQCTFSIPKEEVLVCFENGTVAVTVMSTATHPDIDVGKLVLRDPTCGPKEQDRLKALFVFDINSCGTIGRFMKDFIIYENEISYPIEKIPLDHPIITRDPEYRLTILCRYPVNDTLSIRARFGHLPAGFKVPESLSMVRQTLKSKEMPVLNLHARLARDLSYTVFYKDEDYPVPVHLTQPLYFEIELLHNDNPNAELVLENCWATGSVGLSGQPQWDLIVDGCENHMDTYMTTFHPVLSKNVKNPFSLKRFEVKTLDSNNSGLQGLIYFHCNVAVCALNNLSDPCGRRCSPSKMRGHTINHSVQEIHSTVSSGPINILTMEQWPDHKTSDGTHWKLSWVVLLAVGAAVVSSVLLLAVVYAVKSRQY; this is encoded by the exons ATGAAGTCTTATTTTTTAGG AGTATTTTTGCTCCTGGTGATATTTTCCACAGAAGTGAAACCAGACCCACCCCCTG GAGCTATTCAAAGAGAATGTCGTGATCGCTACTTTTATATTTGGATTGATCGAACCTTCCTTGCTGGAAGAAACTGGAGCATTGATGCTAGTG ATGATTCTCAAAACAAGTTTCCACTGACTCCTCGGTTTGCAGCCATGTGTGGCTTCACCATCACCTCTGATAAATGGAGGAATCCTGAGATTAGAGTTTCATTCCTTTCTTGTTTAGTTCAGAATGAT AATGATGACACATTTACACTGAACATCCACCTAAATGTTGAGAACCAACTCATTCATAGTCTATTCTCCAGTTATACTTTCTCCATGACTTGTGGACTGGGCTATCCATGGAGTTCCAGAGAAATAGTTTGTGAAGAGAACTACATGGAG GTTTCTGTTAAGAGACTCTTCCCTGGCATTGCTGAAGAACAAATGGAAGCTGAGGATTGGGAAGCAGTTATACCAGCA GCTCAAGAGGCCATCACCTCTGTCTGGCAGATTGTGTTCCAAGTGACTGAAGGAGACCATACACAGCTCAAGACTATGACAACCACTAAAGCGCATGCCCTTGGTTATGGTGTGAACACTACTGCCTCACGGGTTGTTTTCAGAGCCCCTTACAATTCTAATGAATCTAGCATTGTCATG ATTGATGACATGCCAGTTGAAAGCATCAAGGCAACTGTGTTCTACAAGCAAAGATGGCTGATCTTATTGGTTGACAGCTCAACTGCTTGCCCAATTG gtCCTGCTATCCTGAAAAATGACAAGCTGGTTTGGCCCACACCAAGAATTTTGGAACCTTTGGTGTTCCCTGCCAATATAACTGCAGACATGTTGGCCATGGGTGTTGATGGAATCTTTCTGGACGACGAGACCCTAGAAAAGAGGGATTATGAGCTGTATGTCAATATTTCTGTAATAGCCATTTCCATCCCAGTTGGAGCTGAAGGTGGCTTGAGCAAG AGTCATGCAATCAACAACACCTATGGCATTGTTTACAGCATCCACTTGCTTCTGGAACACCAGTGGTTAGACCACCTGCAGGAACTGACTCAGCACCGTGTGTTTCACCTGGCATCTACTCCCTTCATCCCTAAAATTCCAACTGTTATTG ATACTGACACCACTCGTCCTAAAGAACACTTCAACATCACAGTGGGACCATTCCTTCCTGATGTGGAACTGGTGTCTATTACAGTGGCAAGCAGGAATTGGACTCTTGATGATCTGAAGACACATGGCTATGATATTTATCCAATTGTCTATCCTAATGACACCATTGCCTTCATCATAGTGGTTGATGTTGGAGCACCTTTCATAAAACAGCAG TATCTCTATGATGACATCAGAAGATACACCACCAACATCACATTGATCTTCAATGTGGTACCAGAGGATGAGGTCTTCACTGTCCCAGTGGTGGTAACAGTCGATGTGCATGATGTTG TGCTCCCAGTCATGACTGGATACTGTGCAGATGATGCACTCTACCTGCTATTGAAACATGGGAATCTGGATCACTACTGGCTTCCTTATGTTGCCGATGAGCTGCTCAGTGTTGGACTTGCCCACATGTATGGATACATGACCATGGACAATGGCACACACTTTACTTTGGCAGTACCCCTCTCTTCACCTGGAGTTGTTCATGag GAAATTTATCTGCACAAACTGCAATCTAGAATTGTCTTCCAACTGAAGGACAATCAGACACTCAAGGTGTACAGCAGCTTCACTGTACAATGTACCTTCTCCATCCCTAAAGAGGAAGTTTTGG TGTGCTTTGAAAATGGTACTGTGGCTGTCACTGTCATGTCAACAGCCACACATCCAGACATTGACGTTGGTAAGCTGGTGCTGAGAGACCCAACTTGTGGCCCCAAAGAACAAGATAGGCTGAAGGCCCTCTTTGTGTTTGATATCAACTCTTGTGGAACCATTGGAAGG TTCATGAAAGACTTCATCATTTATGAGAATGAGATCTCGTACCCAATAGAGAAAATACCACTTGACCATCCCATAATAACAAGAGATCCTGAGTACAG GCTGACTATCTTGTGCCGTTACCCAGTCAATGACACTCTGAGCATTCGGGCCCGTTTTGGCCACCTCCCAGCAGGATTCAAAGTTCCTGAAAGCTTATCTATGGTTAGACAAACTCTGAAAA GTAAGGAGATGCCAGTTCTGAATCTGCATGCAAGGCTGGCAAGAG ATCTCTCCTACACTGTCTTCTACAAGGATGAAGACTACCCAGTACCTGTTCACTTGACACAGCCACTCTATTTTGAGATTGAGCTTCTCCACAATGACAACCCAAATGCTGAGTTGGTCTTGGAAAACTGCTGGGCAACTGGATCAGTGGGGCTGTCTGGACAGCCACAGTGGGACCTCATTGTAGATGG CTGTGAAAACCACATGGATACCTACATGACTACCTTCCATCCAGTCCTCAGCAAGAATGTGAAGAATCCCTTCTCATTGAAGAGATTTGAAGTCAAGACCCTTGACTCAAACAATTCTGGATTGCAGGGCCTA ATTTATTTCCATTGTAATGTTGCAGTTTGTGCCTTAAACAATCTAAGTGATCCTTGTGGAAGGAGATGCTCTCCTAGCAAGATGAGAG GCCACACAATTAACCACTCTGTCCAGGAGATTCACAGTACTGTATCATCTGGACCTATAAACATTCTGACAATGGAACAGTGGCCAGATCACAAGACTAGTGATG GAACCCATTGGAAGTTGTCCTGGGTAGTGTTGCTAGCTGTTGGTGCTGCTGTGGTGAGCAGTGTTCTACTCCTTGCTGTAGTATATGCTGTTAAATCCAGACAATACTGA